A genomic window from Streptomyces sp. 846.5 includes:
- the pdxT gene encoding pyridoxal 5'-phosphate synthase glutaminase subunit PdxT, whose translation MTSSPVVGVLALQGDVREHAMALAEADAVARPIRRPEELAEVDALVIPGGESTTMSKLALLFGLMQPLRDRVAAGMPVYGSCAGMIMLADKILDGRDDQETVGGIDMVVRRNAFGRQNESFEQAIEVRGLEGGPVHGVFIRAPWVESVGEGVEVLAALGGERIVAVRQGSLLATSFHPELTGDHRVHRYFVDMVRARSL comes from the coding sequence GTGACCAGTTCTCCCGTAGTCGGCGTCCTCGCCCTCCAGGGCGATGTGCGCGAGCACGCCATGGCCCTGGCCGAGGCGGACGCGGTGGCCCGTCCGATCCGCCGCCCCGAGGAGCTGGCGGAGGTCGACGCCCTGGTCATCCCCGGCGGCGAGTCCACCACCATGTCCAAGCTGGCGCTGCTGTTCGGGCTGATGCAGCCGCTGCGGGACCGCGTCGCGGCCGGGATGCCGGTCTACGGCTCCTGCGCCGGCATGATCATGCTGGCCGACAAGATCCTGGACGGCCGGGACGACCAGGAGACCGTCGGCGGCATAGACATGGTGGTGCGCCGCAACGCCTTCGGCCGGCAGAACGAGTCCTTCGAGCAGGCCATCGAGGTGCGCGGGCTGGAGGGCGGCCCGGTGCACGGCGTGTTCATCCGCGCGCCCTGGGTGGAGTCGGTGGGCGAGGGCGTCGAGGTGCTCGCCGCGCTGGGCGGCGAGCGGATCGTGGCGGTGCGTCAGGGTAGTCTGCTGGCCACCTCGTTCCACCCGGAACTGACCGGTGACCACCGCGTGCACCGGTACTTCGTGGACATGGTCCGTGCCCGGTCGCTGTAA